In one Lolium rigidum isolate FL_2022 chromosome 3, APGP_CSIRO_Lrig_0.1, whole genome shotgun sequence genomic region, the following are encoded:
- the LOC124701750 gene encoding disease resistance protein RPM1-like, with protein sequence MTEAVLLAVKKIGNALADETAKRLVAKLSEKVSNLIDLDDKIDHIRKQLQTMNNVIEQIGTTYLTDKTVKGWIEEVRKVAYRVEDVMDKYSYHCLQMVEERFLKKYLIKGTHYVVVFSQIADEVVKIEKGIDQVIKLKEQWLQPSQLAHDPYTEMERQRSQDSFPELVTDEDLIGIEDNRRMLTEWLYSDEIDSKVITVSGMGGLGKTTLVTNVYEREKLKFQARAWMVVSQTYTVDDLLRKLLRKVGYTEQKGSCNIDRMDAYDLKEEIKRMLKDRKCLLVLDDVWNQEVYFQIRDAFQSSHGSRIIITTRSNHVAALAPSARCLDIKPLGDAHAFELFCRRVFYSKRNHECPSDLKKIATSVVDRCQGLPLAIVTMGSFLSSRPPTQYIWEQICNQFRTELSRSNHVRAVLNLSYHDLSGDLRNCFLYCSLFPEDYQMSRENLVRLWVAEGFVLSKENSTPEEVAERNLMELIHRNLLIVKETDELGRVSSCMMHDIVRDLALCIAREERFVSANDYAAMTKMDRDVRRLSSCGWKENSAPKVKLPRLRTLVSLGSISSTPAMLSSILSESSYLTVLELQDSAITEVPELIGNLFNLRYIGLRRTMVKSLPDSVENLSNLETLDIKQTNIEKLPRGIAKIKKLQHLLADRYVDEKQSKFLYFVGIQAPKDLSKMQELQTLETVQANKDLAEQLKRMTRLRSVWIDNISSTDCANIFATLSNMPLLSSLLLSARDENEALCFETLKPMSKHLHRLIIRGGIKGTLKCPVFRGHAANLKYLALSSCHFGEDPLGMLASHLPNLTYLKLNSVHSAAILVLPANSFPHLKTLVLKQMPDVNEIKIMGGALPSIDALYVVSLSKLDKVPRGIEYLRSLKSLWLLGLHKDFRTQWDKNGMHQKMMHVPEVRV encoded by the coding sequence ATGACGGAGGCGGTGCTCCTTGCTGTAAAAAAGATTGGGAATGCTTTAGCTGATGAAACTGCCAAGAGATTGGTGGCCAAGCTGTCAGAAAAGGTTAGTAATCTGATTGATCTGGACGACAAGATTGATCATATAAGGAAGCAGTTACAAACTATGAACAATGTCATAGAGCAGATAGGCACGACATACCTCACTGACAAAACTGTGAAGGGTTGGATCGAGGAGGTCAGGAAAGTGGCCTACCGTGTTGAGGATGTAATGGATAAATACTCATATCACTGTCTTCAAATGGTGGAAGAACGGTTTCTGAAGAAGTACCTCATTAAAGGAACCCATTATGTCGTGGTTTTCAGTCAAATTGCTGATGAGGTAGTCAAGATAGAGAAGGGGATCGACCAAGTTATTAAACTCAAGGAGCAGTGGTTGCAACCATCCCAGCTTGCCCATGACCCGTATACTGAGATGGAAAGACAACGGTCCCAAGATAGCTTCCCTGAACTTGTGACAGATGAAGATCTTATTGGAATCGAAGACAACAGGAGAATGCTGACTGAATGGCTGTACTCGGATGAGATAGACAGTAAGGTGATAACGGTGTCAGGTATGGGCGGGTTGGGAAAAACAACCCTTGTCACAAATGTGTATGAACGTGAAAAGCTCAAGTTCCAAGCTCGTGCATGGATGGTTGTGTCTCAGACCTACACTGTGGATGATCTGTTGAGAAAGTTACTCAGGAAGGTTGGCTACACCGAACAAAAAGGATCATGTAACATTGACAGGATGGATGCGTATGACTTGAAGGAAGAAATAAAAAGAATGCTCAAAGATAGGAAATGTTTGCTTGTATTAGATGATGTCTGGAACCAGGAGGTGTACTTTCAAATACGTGATGCATTCCAGAGTTCTCATGGAAGTCGCATCATCATCACGACACGGAGCAATCATGTTGCTGCTCTTGCTCCCTCAGCACGCTGTCTTGATATCAAGCCTTTGGGGGACGCTCACGCATTTGAACTCTTCTGCAGAAGGGTCTTTTATAGCAAAAGGAACCATGAGTGTCCCAGTGATCTGAAGAAAATTGCTACTTCTGTAGTGGATAGGTGCCAGGGCCTGCCACTAGCAATAGTAACAATGGGTAGCTTCTTGTCTTCAAGGCCACCAACACAATACATATGGGAGCAAATATGCAATCAATTTCGAACTGAACTGTCGAGAAGTAATCATGTCCGGGCAGTTTTAAATCTGAGCTACCATGACCTATCTGGAGACCTCAGAAACTGCTTTCTGTACTGCAGCCTGTTCCCTGAAGACTACCAAATGTCAAGGGAGAACCTAGTGAGGCTATGGGTTGCAGAAGGCTTTGTGTTAAGCAAAGAAAATAGCACCCCGGAGGAGGTGGCTGAGAGAAACCTAATGGAATTGATCCACCGCAATCTGCTCATAGTCAAGGAGACAGATGAACTTGGGAGGGTGAGTAGCTGCATGATGCATGATATTGTGCGGGACCTGGCTCTTTGCATTGCGAGAGAGGAGCGGTTTGTATCCGCAAACGATTATGCCGCAATGACAAAGATGGATAGGGATGTTCGTCGTCTGTCATCATGCGGATGGAAAGAGAACAGTGCACCAAAAGTTAAACTTCCACGTCTTCGAACTCTGGTGTCATTGGGATCAATTTCGTCCACACCTGCCATGCTATCCTCAATTTTGTCTGAATCTAGCTACCTGACTGTCCTCGAGCTACAAGACTCTGCAATCACTGAAGTACCAGAACTGATAGGGAATCTCTTCAATTTGCGTTACATTGGCTTACGCCGCACCATGGTCAAGTCACTCCCAGACTCCGTTGAGAATCTATctaacctggagactctggacatCAAGCAAACCAATATAGAGAAACTACCAAGAGGGATTGCCAAGATCAAGAAGCTACAACACCTCTTAGCTGATAGATATGTTGATGAAAAGCAATCAAAGTTTCTATACTTTGTCGGGATTCAAGCACCTAAAGACCTGTCCAAAATGCAAGAGCTGCAGACTCTTGAGACTGTCCAAGCAAACAAGGACTTGGCTGAGCAGCTGAAGAGAATGACACGACTGAGAAGTGTGTGGATCGACAACATAAGTTCTACCGATTGTGCAAATATTTTTGCTACCCTGTCAAATATGCCTCTTCTCTCCAGCTTGCTTCTTTCTGCAAGGGATGAGAATGAGGCACTTTGTTTCGAGACTCTCAAGCCAATGTCTAAACATCTTCACCGGTTAATCATCAGAGGGGGGATAAAGGGCACACTGAAGTGCCCGGTATTTCGTGGCCATGCGGCAAATCTCAAGTACCTAGCTCTAAGCAGTTGTCACTTTGGGGAAGATCCCCTGGGGATGCTTGCATCACACTTGCCGAACCTCACATATCTGAAACTTAACAGTGTGCATAGTGCAGCTATTTTGGTTCTCCCTGCAAATTCCTTCCCTCACCTGAAGACACTTGTCTTGAAGCAGATGCCTGATGTCAACGAGATAAAGATCATGGGTGGTGCCCTTCCAAGCATTGATGCTTTGTATGTCGTGTCGCTGTCGAAGCTTGATAAGGTCCCTCGAGGCATTGAATACCTTAGGTCCCTGAAGAGTCTCTGGCTGTTGGGATTGCACAAGGACTTCAGAACTCAGTGGGACAAGAACGGAATGCACCAGAAGATGATGCATGTTCCAGAGGTTCGCGTGTGA
- the LOC124694983 gene encoding MFP1 attachment factor 1-like — translation MGPDDLSPAAAAAAAGADGEPAPFSFSIWPPTQRTRDAVVRRLVDTLAGDTLLCKRYGAVPPADADPAARAIEAEAFDAAAVTGGAAASVEEGIEALQLYSKEVSRRLLDFVKSRSAAAAKPADHPPKDAVKDEPAEEAAA, via the coding sequence ATGGGCCCCGACGacctctcccccgccgccgccgccgccgccgcaggcgcCGACGGCGAGCCCGCCCCGTTCTCCTTCAGCATCTGGCCGCCGACGCAGCGGACGCGGGACGCCGTGGTGCGGCGCCTCGTGGACACGCTCGCGGGGGACACGCTCCTCTGCAAGCGCTACGGGGCCGTCCCGCCCGCCGACGCCGACCCGGCggcccgcgccatcgaggccgaggccttcgacgccgccgccgtcaccggcggcgccgccgcctccgtcgaGGAGGGCATCGAGGCGCTGCAGCTCTACTCCAAGGAGgtcagccgccgcctcctcgactTCGTCAAgtcccgctccgccgccgccgccaagcccgCCGACCACCCGCCCAAGGACGCCGTCAAGGACGAGCCGGCCGAGGAGGCCGCCGCCTGA